The DNA window TTCCGGATCAATGATAAATTTGAATAGattaattgatttataacccattttctgttttaatATCTTAAAACAAAGCTTAACTTGTTCTGGGGTCGTGGTAGAAACCGAGTCGTTTAACGTTTCAttagtaattttttcagCAGTGGTTGATTTACTATTGGAAACATCGCTTTTAGTCTTGGCGGTGTAAACtctcttctttctttccaCATCTAATGGACCTAACATGTGTTCTACCAAGTTTGGTTTCAAACTAACTTGTTTATATAAACAACCCAATTTGTACCAATTAAAGTGAAAGAAATCTGTAAAAGATTCATACTTGGCTAAAGcggttctttttttttctctttgggtaatttttttagtatcGTTATTGCCACCAGATGCTTCATCAAATTGATCTTGGGTGTAATCTTCCTCATGGTTTTGCTCGTGATCAGATAAATCCTCACTGTCATCATCCTCAACCTCAATATTATTgtcttttaaatattcttcCAACATCCACTTTTTCATACTGTTAACCACGTCATCACAATTAAGCAATTTTTTActttcatttaattttaagcTACGAATACTAATTTGAGCTAATTCCGAAACATTTAACATAGCTCTTGAATCATATGCTAATAATGAATTTCTGTTAGCTTGAATACCAACTGTTTTATTGAACAAAGAGTCAATATCATTCAATTTAGTAACTGCAATATTGATATCTGCATTTCGAGTTGAATCAACTTTCTGCTTATCAACATCATTATCAATTGTACGATAGCCttgtaaaatattgaattCGTTATTATCAGGATTGTTAGATAAATCGGGAAAAGAATTTatacgtttttttttatgagaTTTTGACAAAGAGGAATGTTCTGGTCCTTCATGATGTCTTTTTGTCATGATATGTGTGTTGTTTTATAAAgttctttgtttttctttttttctttttcttttcttaataCAGAGAAATACAACGCCAAATATTAAACAAGTATATGGTGTTAGATATATCATttgtatataatttttttcgttttttcagacaaaaaaaaaaaaaaaacattttttaaaaagcgTGTttaagaaagagaaaaaaaaaataaaataaaaaaaaaacttcaggttaatcatttaaattaaatgattaaataaaaagttcaATTtacaaagttttattttcatttgtaATTCTTTGAGTTTAGCTATACATATAtaccaagaaaaaaaaaaaaaagcccaAAATGTcgataaaaaaacttgACCCTGATgtcattaataaaattgctGCCGGAGAAATTATCATTTCACCAACAAACGCCTTAAAAGAGTTAATTGAAAATTCAATAGATGCATCATCAAAATCTATTGATATTTCAATACAAAATAATggctttaaaatattacaaatttCAGATGACGGATCgggaattaaaaaagaggaTTATCCTATATTATGTCATCGTTTTACCACTTCCAAAATTACCAAGTTTGAAGATCTAAGTGAAATTGATACTTTTGGTTTTAGAGGTGAAGCTCTATCTAGTATCTCACATATAGCACATTTGTCAGTTACTTCAAAACGTAGAAATGAAGATCTAGCATGGAAATGTCAATTTGAAAGAGGTCAAATGATTGATGAAACATTAAAACCAAG is part of the Saccharomycodes ludwigii strain NBRC 1722 chromosome III, whole genome shotgun sequence genome and encodes:
- the NSE4 gene encoding Smc5-Smc6 complex subunit NSE4 (similar to Saccharomyces cerevisiae YDL105W | NSE4 | Non-SMC Element), which produces MTKRHHEGPEHSSLSKSHKKKRINSFPDLSNNPDNNEFNILQGYRTIDNDVDKQKVDSTRNADINIAVTKLNDIDSLFNKTVGIQANRNSLLAYDSRAMLNVSELAQISIRSLKLNESKKLLNCDDVVNSMKKWMLEEYLKDNNIEVEDDDSEDLSDHEQNHEEDYTQDQFDEASGGNNDTKKITQREKKRTALAKYESFTDFFHFNWYKLGCLYKQVSLKPNLVEHMLGPLDVERKKRVYTAKTKSDVSNSKSTTAEKITNETLNDSVSTTTPEQVKLCFKILKQKMGYKSINLFKFIIDPESFSNSVENMFYISFLIKDGRLVMETDPDDGFPTIRLIDRLPKDSHARETEIQRRIEMPLNHIIFQLDIPTWEKLIKYFDIKTAFIRR